The genomic DNA GGGTGGCCTTGCTGTCGCCCTTGGTGGCACGCTCACCGCTGTAGCCCGCTTCCAGCGACAGATCGCCGCTGCCGAACGGGTTGTTGGTGCTCGGCGTGGCACCGAACAGCGAGGTCAGGCCGATATTGGCGCTGCTGTCCTTCTGGATCTGCGAACCGGCATTCTTGCTGGCCGAGGTGCGTTCGTTGAGCGTGATGGTGATGATGTCACCGACGCGGAACGCCTTGCGGTCGCTGTACAGGTTCTGCTCGAAGCCGGCCTGGTAGATCGAACCGTTGTTGGCCGCTGCCGGCAAAGGGGTGCGCGGCAAAACCGGCGCGTAGTACGGGTCGTTGGGCTTGGCCGTCGGTGCGACGCAACCAGCCAGCAACACCGCCCCCCCCAGGGCGAACAGGGACAACAGACGATTCATGACGCTTACCTCACGGTGTAACAGGGACTTGGGCTTACAGCTGCTGGGTGACGAACGACAGCATCTGGTCGGCGGTGGAGATGACCTTGGAGTTCATCTCGTAGGCGCGCTGAGTGGTGATCATGTTCACCAGCTCTTCCACGGTGCTGACGTTGGAGTTTTCCAGGGTCTGCTGCAGGGTGGTGCCGAAGCCGTTCAGGCCTGGGGTACCGACCTGTGGGGCACCACTTGCAGCGGTTTCCAGGAACAGGTTGTCGCCGATTGCCTGCAGGCCGGCCGGGTTGATGAAGTCGGCGGTCTGGATATTGCCGATCACCTGCGCTGCCGGGTTGCCAGCAGTGGTGATCGACACGGTGCCGTCCTGGCCGACGGTGAAGGTCTGGGCGTCGTTCGGCACGACCACCGCAGGCTCCAGCGCGAAACCATTGGCGGTGACGATCTGGCCGTCGGAGTTCAGGTGGAAGGTACCGTCACGGGTGTACGAAACCGTACCGTCCGGCTGCAGCACCTGGAAGAAACCACGGCCGTTGACCGCCATGTCCAGCGGGTTTTCGGTGGTCTGCAGGCTGCCGGTCTGGAAGTTTTTCTGGGTGCCGACGATGCGTACACCGGTACCGACCTGCAGGCCCGACGGCAGTTCGCTGTCCTGGGTGGACTGCGCGCCTGGCTGGCGTTTGATCTGGTACAGCAGGTCCTGGAATTCGGCGCGGTCACGCTTGAAGCCCGTGGTCGAAACGTTGGCCAGGTTGTTGGAAATGACCGTCAGGTTGGTGTCCTGGGCGGACAGGCCGGTTTTAGCGACCCAAAGAGCCGGAAGCATCAGTATTCTCCTCGTGCGCCTGTTTTACGGCACCCGTTCAAGTGTGGTTAGCCGAGTTGCAAAACACGCGCCATGGCTTCGTCGCCTTCCTTGGCCGCGTTCATCATCTTCACGTGCAGTTCGAATTGGCGAGACAGCGCCAGCACCGACGTCATTTCTTCGACGGCATTGACGTTACTGCCCTCCAGGAAGCCCGACACGACCTTGACGTTGACGTCGGCAGCAGCCGGCTGGCCGCTGGTGGTGTGGATCAGCCCGTCCAGGCCCTTGGTCAGGCCTTTGGTGTCCGGGTTGACCAGCTTGATGCGGTCGACTTCAGCCATCACCCGCGGGTCTTCACCCATGGAGCGGATGCTGATGGTGCCGTCAGCGCCGACTTCGACCTTCTGCTCTGGCGGAATGGCGATCGGCCCGCCGTTGCCGATCACCGGCATGCCATTGCCGGCGCGCAGCACGCCGAGGGCATCGATGTTCAGGCTACCGGTACGCACGTAGGCTTCGCTGCCATCGGGGGCCTGCACGGCAATGAAGCCCTGCCCCGCCACTGCCACGTCCAGGTCACGCCCGGTCTCGACCATGGGCCCTTCACTGAAGTCGGTGGCAGGACGTTCGGTCATGGCAAACGCCCGCGACGGAAAGCTGTCACCAAACACCGGCATCGAGCGCGCCTGCTCCAGGTCACGCTGGAAACCATTGGTGGAAATGTTCGCCAGGTTGTTGGCATGGGCCTTCTGCGCCAGCGCGTTCTGGCTGGCGCCGGTCATGGCCACGTAAAGCATCTTGTCCACAGTCATCCTCCGCTGCACTGGCGATAGCTTGCCGCTCGCCGTTGCTGTGCAGGCACTAAAGCAAGTTCCGAACCAACTTTTTGAAATGATGGAAAAGCCCGTAAATACGGGCTTTTGGGGGAGCTGCCAACCATGAGAACGCCGGTTATCCGGCGCCGGGTTGCCGGTAGCGGCAAAGCAGGTGTCTGCCCCGGCCTCATCGCCGGCAAGCCGGCT from Pseudomonas putida includes the following:
- the flgF gene encoding flagellar basal-body rod protein FlgF; the protein is MDKMLYVAMTGASQNALAQKAHANNLANISTNGFQRDLEQARSMPVFGDSFPSRAFAMTERPATDFSEGPMVETGRDLDVAVAGQGFIAVQAPDGSEAYVRTGSLNIDALGVLRAGNGMPVIGNGGPIAIPPEQKVEVGADGTISIRSMGEDPRVMAEVDRIKLVNPDTKGLTKGLDGLIHTTSGQPAAADVNVKVVSGFLEGSNVNAVEEMTSVLALSRQFELHVKMMNAAKEGDEAMARVLQLG
- the flgG gene encoding flagellar basal-body rod protein FlgG, which produces MLPALWVAKTGLSAQDTNLTVISNNLANVSTTGFKRDRAEFQDLLYQIKRQPGAQSTQDSELPSGLQVGTGVRIVGTQKNFQTGSLQTTENPLDMAVNGRGFFQVLQPDGTVSYTRDGTFHLNSDGQIVTANGFALEPAVVVPNDAQTFTVGQDGTVSITTAGNPAAQVIGNIQTADFINPAGLQAIGDNLFLETAASGAPQVGTPGLNGFGTTLQQTLENSNVSTVEELVNMITTQRAYEMNSKVISTADQMLSFVTQQL
- the flgH gene encoding flagellar basal body L-ring protein FlgH, which codes for MNRLLSLFALGGAVLLAGCVAPTAKPNDPYYAPVLPRTPLPAAANNGSIYQAGFEQNLYSDRKAFRVGDIITITLNERTSASKNAGSQIQKDSSANIGLTSLFGATPSTNNPFGSGDLSLEAGYSGERATKGDSKATQGNTLTGSITVTVAEVLPNGIIAVRGEKWMTLNTGEELVRIAGLIRADDIATDNTVPSTRVADARITYSGTGSFADASQPGWLDRFFLSPLWPF